Proteins encoded together in one Drosophila albomicans strain 15112-1751.03 chromosome 2R, ASM965048v2, whole genome shotgun sequence window:
- the LOC117574645 gene encoding tether containing UBX domain for GLUT4, translated as MDKRVTILLPNGRRQNVNVKPDMTLLEILETASTKHGFDSEQHCLKFHNKDVSLTQQFRFSGLPNNCVLEMEPTEKRRTLSNVVVCIQLADGSREQGEFSPSATVWHVVQELCLTLADSYESPVIIYMRSEVIGVEQMQKTTLKSLGILEGRAMMRLINKKPEDLKRQANVYKPAEVKSKPKDDDDQPSTSRSAMGGSSGGGRGGFALTSDMVKSLKRTAPEETAGKAVEENADAAAVPKDEPVKAKYDWGSGSGYSLHHRNRQQEYEDADTEELPGKAPPVVNVIGPRNAVLFSLDAANKNNDDLPDSFFDLTVNDLKMVLRDLKRTASGNEDAPLLTSNLRELERQKAMLAKLNQYKDCVIRIQFPNRYVLQGIFKPHEPLSRVEDFVREFLTNPSEQFHLFTIPPKKVLPSSETLLELNCVPNAMLHFTFVEEKLNGISEGCLQAKYMDQLTSEEGALFAVQKYRLTKASVSSTS; from the coding sequence ATGGACAAACGGGTCACAATCCTTCTACCCAATGGACGGCGTCAGAATGTCAACGTTAAGCCTGATATGACGCTGCTGGAGATCCTAGAGACTGCTAGCACCAAACATGGCTTCGACAGCGAGCAACATTGCCTCAAGTTCCACAACAAAGATGTGAGTTTGACGCAACAGTTTCGCTTTAGCGGGCTGCCCAACAACTGTGTGCTTGAAATGGAACCCACAGAGAAACGACGCACGCTGAGCAACGTCGTGGTATGCATTCAACTGGCAGATGGCAGCCGTGAACAAGGAGAATTCTCGCCCAGCGCCACCGTGTGGCATGTGGTGCAGGAATTGTGCCTAACACTGGCAGATAGCTATGAGAGTCCTGTGATTATTTATATGCGCAGCGAGGTGATTGGTGTGGAGCAGATGCAAAAAACGACATTGAAATCGCTGGGGATACTCGAGGGTCGTGCCATGATGAGGCTGATTAATAAGAAGCCAGAGGATTTGAAGCGTCAGGCAAATGTCTACAAACCAGCTGAGGTGAAGAGCAAACCCAAGGATGATGATGACCAGCCGAGCACCTCGCGATCGGCCATGGGCGGCTCTTCTGGCGGTGGTCGCGGTGGGTTTGCGCTCACCAGCGATATGGTCAAATCACTGAAGCGCACAGCTCCCGAAGAGACCGCTGGCAAGGCAGTGGAAGAGAATGcagatgctgctgcagttCCCAAAGATGAACCCGTCAAAGCTAAATACGATTGGGGCAGCGGATCCGGTTATTCATTGCATCATCGCAATCGGCAGCAGGAATACGAGGATGCCGATACCGAAGAGTTGCCAGGCAAAGCGCCTCCAGTGGTTAATGTAATTGGTCCAAGAAACGCGGTGCTTTTCTCACTGGATGCTGCTAATAAGAATAACGATGACTTGCCCGATTCCTTTTTCGATCTGACTGTCAATGATCTAAAAATGGTGCTCCGTGATTTAAAGCGCACAGCCTCGGGCAACGAGGATGCACCACTGCTCACATCAAATCTGCGAGAATTGGAGCGTCAGAAAGCGATGCTGGCGAAGCTCAATCAATATAAGGATTGCGTGATACGTATACAGTTCCCCAATCGTTATGTACTTCAAGGCATTTTTAAGCCACACGAACCTCTCTCCCGTGTGGAGGACTTTGTGCGTGAATTTCTGACGAATCCCAGCGAACAATTCCATTTGTTTACCATACCGCCGAAGAAGGTGTTGCCATCGAGTGAGACGCTGCTGGAGCTGAATTGTGTGCCCAATGCCATGCTGCATTTTACATTCGTTGAGGAGAAGCTAAATGGCATTTCCGAAGGTTGCCTGCAGGCCAAATACATGGATCAACTGACGTCGGAGGAGGGAGCACTATTTGCCGTGCAAAAGTATCGTCTCACCAAAGCCAGCGTCAGCTCAACtagttaa
- the LOC117574644 gene encoding methylcrotonoyl-CoA carboxylase subunit alpha, mitochondrial: protein MYTRLLQHLGNGARCLATKATPKVQPINKIVISNRGEIACRVIKTARKLGVRTVAVYSDPDEHSLHTELADEAYRVGEASAYLRGERILEIAKKSGAQAIHPGYGFLSESVEFAELCQKEGVIFMGPPSSAIRDMGIKSTSKAIMAAAGVPIINGYHGDDQSDTCLQAEAAKIGFPLMIKAVRGGGGKGMRIAEKPEDFLTALNSARIESQKAFGDSSVLLERYVRSPRHVEVQVFADQYGDAVYLWERDCSVQRRHQKIIEEAPAPGLSEELRRELGEAAVRAAKAVGYVGAGTVEFILDKEDLSFHFMEMNTRLQVEHPISEMITGTDLVEWQIRIAAGEPLPLTQAQIKRSGHAFEARIYAENPRGGFLPGAGPLRYLSTPKPSAEVRVETGVREGDEVSVHYDPMIAKLVVWGENRTQALNSLIARLGEYHISGLETNINFLIDLASHPEFQLANVHTGFIDQHFDTLFPPIIIESQQLSQAALSLIFNELQAAATNASGRQDPFAAASNARLNYALLRKYNLKAQDKVYAVEVKYDNGDIEIHVDGGAWQVIKAERVLDGERLKIRANIDNTISTYNANIDGSNVTLFLENGKLDFELVQPKFLSAQADQLGSGGSRVVAPMPGVLEKVLVKPGDKVKKGDSLAVLIAMKMEHILKAPKDAVIKSIGGAEGDNVAKGAAVITFVDEEAAN from the exons ATGTATACAAGATTATTGCAACACTTGGGAAACGGCGCTAG GTGCTTGGCTACAAAGGCCACACCGAAAGTGCAGCCCATCAACAAAATTGTGATTTCAAATCGTGGCGAGATCGCTTGCCGTGTGATAAAGACTGCTCGCAAGCTGGGAGTGCGCACAGTGGCTGTTTACTCCGATCCCGACGAGCACAGTCTGCACACCGAGTTGGCCGATGAAGCGTATCGTGTAGGTGAAGCCTCCGCCTATTTGCGTGGCGAACGCATTCTTGAAATTGCCAAGAAATCTGGAGCACAAGCAATTCATCCTGGCTATGGCTTTCTGTCTGAATCCGTGGAATTCGCAGAGCTGTGCCAGAAGGAAGGTGTCATTTTCATGGGCCCACCCAGCTCAGCCATTCGTGACATGGGCATCAAGAGCACGAGTAAAGCCATCATGGCAGCTGCCGGAGTTCCCATCATTAATGGCTATCATGGTGATGATCAATCAGACACTTGCCTGCAAGCTGAAGCCGCCAAGATTGGCTTTCCTCTTATGATCAAGGCTGTGcgcggcggtggcggcaaAGGTATGAGAATTGCTGAGAAACCAGAGGATTTCCTTACTGCCTTGAACTCGGCACGCATTGAATCACAGAAGGCTTTCGGCGATAGTTCTGTGCTGCTTGAGCGTTACGTGCGCTCGCCGCGTCACGTTGAGGTCCAAGTCTTTGCGGATCAGTATGGCGACGCTGTCTATTTGTGGGAACGCGACTGCAGTGTACAGCGTCGTCATCAGAAGATTATCGAAGAAGCGCCAGCG CCTGGTTTATCCGAGGAACTGCGTCGCGAACTGGGCGAAGCTGCTGTGCGCGCTGCTAAAGCTGTGGGCTATGTTGGCGCTGGCACCGTGGAGTTTATATTGGACAAGGAGGATCTGTCCTTCCATTTCATGGAGATGAACACTCGCCTGCAGGTCGAGCATCCCATCTCTGAGATGATCACCGGCACCGATCTAGTCGAATGGCAAATCCGCATTGCTGCCGGCGAACCTCTTCCCCTAACGCAGGCGCAGATCAAGCGCAGTGGCCACGCTTTCGAGGCCCGCATCTATGCTGAGAATCCACGTGGAGGCTTTCTGCCAGGAGCTGGCCCATTGCGCTATCTGAGCACTCCCAAACCCAGCGCTGAGGTGCGAGTGGAAACAGGCGTTCGTGAAGGAGACGAGGTGTCTGTGCACTACGATCCCATGATTGCCAAGCTGGTTGTTTGGGGTGAGAATCGCACGCAGGCGCTGAATTCGTTGATTGCTCGTTTAGGCGAATATCAT ATTTCTGGTCTGGAAACTAACATCAACTTCCTTATCGATCTGGCCTCGCATCCCGAGTTCCAGCTGGCCAATGTGCACACAGGCTTTATTGATCAGCACTTTGATACGCTGTTTCCACCAATTATCATCGAGTCACAACAGTTGAGCCAAGCAGCGCTCTCGCTGATTTTCAATGAGCTGCAGGCAGCCGCCACTAATGCCAGCGGTCGTCAAGATCCATTTGCCGCCGCATCGAATGCGCGTCTCAATTACGCTTTGTTGCGCAAATACAACTTGAAAGCTCAGGACAAGG TTTATGCTGTGGAAGTTAAGTACGACAATGGCGACATTGAGATCCACGTTGATGGCGGCGCCTGGCAAGTCATCAAGGCCGAGCGTGTGCTGGATGGCGAACGTCTGAAAATCCGTGCCAACATCGACAACACAATCTCCACCTACAATGCCAACATTGATGGCTCAAACGTTACGCTCTTCCTGGAG AATGGAAAATTGGACTTTGAGCTGGTGCAGCCCAAGTTTTTGAGTGCCCAGGCTGATCAATTGGGTAGCGGTGGCTCCAGAGTTGTGGCACCCATGCCAGGTGTGCTGGAGAAGGTGTTGGTCAAACCTGGTGATAAGGTGAAGAAGGGCGACAGTCTGGCCGTGCTCATTG CCATGAAAATGGAGCACATACTGAAGGCGCCAAAGGATGCTGTCATTAAATCAATTGGTGGCGCCGAGGGCGATAATGTTGCCAAGGGCGCTGCAGTTATTACTTTCGTCGATGAGGAAGCTGCCAATTAA